Proteins found in one Luteimonas chenhongjianii genomic segment:
- a CDS encoding STAS domain-containing protein, with the protein MAGAAGSVRRDGDALVFAGAIDAASVPALWSQAQACRAGAARLDLGAVTALDSAGLALLAELAGDGALAVDGTPPGLAELCRAYRLTPTLAFVSA; encoded by the coding sequence ATGGCCGGGGCCGCGGGCTCGGTCCGGCGCGACGGCGATGCGCTGGTGTTCGCCGGCGCGATCGACGCCGCTTCGGTCCCGGCGCTGTGGTCGCAGGCCCAGGCCTGCCGGGCCGGCGCCGCGCGGCTGGACCTGGGGGCGGTGACCGCGCTCGACAGCGCCGGTCTCGCCCTGCTGGCCGAGCTCGCCGGCGACGGCGCGCTGGCGGTCGACGGCACCCCGCCGGGCCTGGCGGAACTGTGCCGCGCCTACCGCCTGACGCCCACGCTCGCCTTCGTATCGGCGTAA